In the Paraburkholderia acidisoli genome, one interval contains:
- a CDS encoding ABC transporter permease — protein MLLDFDRLGALRYALLAIGAAVALFLLLPIVFIVALSFGDSQWLIFPPPGWTLEWYRQLFTDPGWLDSLLTSAKLAVIVTALSVLIGFLASLALVRGKFRGRNAVKAFFLTPMVLPVVVLAVALYAFFLRIGLNGTMTGFVIGHLIIALPFSIISISNSLSSFDTALEDAALICGASPLEVKLRVTLPAIRLGLFAAAIFAFLASWDEVVVSIFMSSPTLQTLPVRIWATLRQDLTPVVAAASSLLVGLTTVLMLAGAVLRRARA, from the coding sequence ATGTTGCTCGATTTCGACCGTCTCGGCGCGCTGCGTTATGCGCTGCTCGCCATCGGCGCCGCCGTTGCGCTGTTCCTGCTGCTGCCCATCGTGTTCATCGTCGCGCTCTCGTTCGGCGACTCACAGTGGCTGATTTTTCCGCCGCCGGGCTGGACGCTCGAGTGGTATCGCCAGTTGTTCACCGACCCGGGCTGGCTCGACTCGCTGCTCACGAGCGCGAAGCTCGCGGTGATCGTCACGGCGCTTTCGGTGCTGATCGGCTTTCTCGCTTCGCTCGCGCTCGTGCGCGGCAAATTTCGCGGCCGCAACGCGGTGAAGGCGTTCTTCCTCACGCCGATGGTGCTGCCCGTGGTCGTGCTGGCCGTGGCGCTCTATGCCTTCTTCCTGCGCATTGGCCTGAACGGCACGATGACGGGCTTCGTGATCGGCCATCTCATCATCGCGCTGCCGTTCTCGATCATTTCGATCAGCAACTCGCTTTCGAGTTTCGATACCGCGCTCGAAGACGCCGCGCTGATCTGCGGCGCCTCGCCGCTCGAAGTGAAGCTGCGCGTGACCTTGCCCGCGATCCGGCTCGGCTTGTTCGCCGCCGCGATCTTCGCCTTTCTCGCTTCGTGGGACGAAGTGGTGGTGTCGATCTTCATGTCGAGCCCGACGCTGCAAACGCTGCCCGTGCGCATCTGGGCAACCTTGCGCCAGGACCTGACGCCCGTGGTTGCGGCGGCCTCTTCGCTGCTGGTGGGACTGACAACCGTTTTGATGCTGGCGGGCGCCGTATTGCGCCGCGCCAGAGCCTGA
- a CDS encoding GntR family transcriptional regulator: MQHASPSLKVERRTTTLRELALEKMRSAILDARFQPGDRLVERALCEELGVSRTVVREVLRHLETEGLVATLANQGPIVAILDLATATEIYEIRGLLEGEAAAACARLADANTVAELEALIDTIERAFHAREYREVRALTTALYERMFTAGNKLVAWEIVQSLTARINRLRALTIASDDRGAQAVQEMRRILAAIREHDAAAARVAAVTHVRRVAAIAQQLLAEGQEQALLKRAG; this comes from the coding sequence ATGCAGCACGCGTCCCCATCACTGAAAGTCGAGCGCCGCACGACCACGCTGAGAGAACTGGCGCTGGAGAAGATGCGCAGCGCCATTCTCGACGCGCGCTTCCAGCCCGGCGACCGGCTGGTCGAGCGCGCGCTGTGCGAGGAGCTGGGCGTGAGCCGCACCGTGGTGCGCGAGGTGCTGCGGCATCTGGAGACCGAGGGTCTGGTGGCGACGCTGGCGAATCAAGGGCCGATCGTCGCGATACTCGACCTCGCGACGGCAACGGAGATCTACGAGATTCGCGGCCTGCTCGAAGGCGAAGCCGCGGCCGCGTGCGCGCGCCTCGCCGACGCCAACACCGTGGCGGAACTCGAAGCGCTGATCGATACCATCGAGCGTGCCTTTCACGCCCGCGAGTATCGCGAGGTGCGCGCGCTCACCACGGCGCTCTACGAGCGCATGTTCACGGCGGGCAACAAACTCGTGGCATGGGAGATCGTGCAGTCGCTCACGGCGCGTATCAACCGGCTGCGCGCGCTGACCATCGCTTCCGACGACCGCGGCGCACAGGCCGTGCAGGAGATGCGCCGGATTCTCGCGGCGATACGCGAGCACGACGCGGCGGCGGCGCGCGTGGCGGCGGTCACGCATGTGCGCCGCGTGGCGGCCATTGCGCAACAGTTGCTGGCCGAAGGGCAGGAGCAGGCGCTGCTGAAACGCGCGGGCTAG
- the gabD gene encoding NADP-dependent succinate-semialdehyde dehydrogenase, whose amino-acid sequence MALATRLKDPQLFRQQAFIDGAWQDAVGTETFDVSDPATGERVGSVPLMGARETREAIAAANAAWPAWRAKTAKERGAILRKWHDLMIANADDLALILTTEQGKSLAEAKGEIAYAASFLEWFAEEGKRVYGDTIPTPASDKRIVVVKEPVGVCAAITPWNFPAAMITRKVGPALAAGCTIVVKPAEATPFSALAMAVLAERAGVPRGVFSVVTGDPKAIGGELTSNPIVRKLSFTGSTPVGRLLMSQCAATVKKVSLELGGNAPFIVFDDADLDAAVQGAIASKYRNSGQTCVCTNRFYVHDAVYDTFAAKLAQAVSGLKVGPGTEAGVTQGPLINEAAVLKVESHIEDALAKGAQVITGGKRHALGHGFFEPTVLRDVTPAMKVAKEETFGPLAPLFRFASDDEVIGLANDTEFGLAAYFYSRDIGRVWKVAEALEYGMVGINTGLISNEVAPFGGVKQSGMGREGSHYGIDDYVVVKYLCLAV is encoded by the coding sequence ATGGCATTGGCAACCCGTTTGAAGGACCCGCAGCTGTTTCGTCAACAGGCTTTTATCGACGGCGCATGGCAGGACGCCGTCGGCACGGAAACGTTCGACGTGAGCGATCCCGCAACGGGCGAACGCGTGGGCAGCGTGCCCTTGATGGGCGCGCGCGAAACGCGTGAGGCGATCGCCGCCGCGAACGCGGCGTGGCCCGCGTGGCGCGCGAAAACGGCGAAGGAGCGCGGCGCGATCCTGCGCAAGTGGCACGATCTGATGATCGCGAACGCCGACGATCTCGCGCTCATCCTCACCACGGAGCAAGGCAAGTCGCTTGCCGAGGCGAAGGGCGAGATCGCCTACGCGGCGTCGTTTCTCGAATGGTTTGCCGAAGAGGGCAAGCGCGTGTACGGCGACACGATCCCCACGCCCGCGAGCGACAAGCGCATTGTCGTGGTCAAGGAGCCGGTGGGCGTGTGCGCCGCCATCACGCCGTGGAATTTCCCCGCAGCGATGATCACCCGCAAGGTCGGACCCGCGCTCGCGGCGGGCTGCACGATCGTCGTCAAACCCGCGGAGGCCACGCCGTTTTCCGCGCTCGCCATGGCCGTGCTGGCCGAACGCGCGGGCGTGCCGCGCGGCGTGTTCAGCGTAGTGACGGGCGACCCGAAGGCGATTGGCGGCGAACTCACGTCGAATCCCATCGTGCGCAAGCTCTCGTTCACGGGCTCGACTCCGGTGGGCCGTTTGCTCATGAGCCAGTGCGCGGCGACCGTGAAGAAGGTCTCGCTCGAACTGGGCGGCAATGCGCCGTTCATCGTGTTCGACGACGCCGATCTCGATGCCGCCGTGCAGGGCGCTATCGCCTCGAAGTATCGCAACAGCGGCCAGACCTGCGTGTGCACGAATCGCTTCTACGTGCACGACGCCGTGTACGACACGTTCGCCGCGAAGCTCGCGCAGGCCGTGAGCGGCCTCAAGGTCGGGCCCGGCACCGAGGCGGGCGTGACGCAAGGTCCGCTCATCAACGAAGCGGCCGTGCTCAAGGTGGAATCGCACATCGAAGACGCGCTCGCGAAGGGTGCGCAAGTCATTACGGGCGGCAAGCGTCATGCGCTCGGCCATGGCTTTTTCGAGCCCACGGTGCTGCGCGACGTCACGCCCGCGATGAAGGTGGCAAAGGAAGAGACCTTCGGGCCGCTCGCGCCGCTGTTCCGCTTTGCTTCGGATGACGAAGTGATCGGCCTGGCCAACGACACCGAGTTCGGCCTGGCCGCTTACTTCTACAGCCGCGATATCGGCCGCGTATGGAAAGTGGCGGAAGCGCTCGAGTACGGCATGGTCGGCATCAACACGGGGCTGATCTCGAACGAAGTGGCCCCGTTCGGCGGCGTGAAGCAGTCGGG
- a CDS encoding GntR family transcriptional regulator, translating to MSDLKVVRETKTLRELTLDKLRDAIVQGYFKPGVRLVERTLCDELGVSRTIVREVLRHLETEGLVEVIARQGPVVAQLNPAQVSEIYELRGLLEANAARACAEHSTPELVKQLRDIRKKIEAAFKAGDLPTVLAFTERFYEALFEGAQRTVSLAVVKTLNARINRLRALTIATPGRSAESNREMNKMLDAIERRDGDAAFAASIAHIGRTAELALAALAQRSEEGAAEA from the coding sequence ATGTCAGACCTTAAAGTTGTCCGCGAAACCAAGACCCTTCGTGAACTGACGCTGGACAAGCTGCGCGACGCGATCGTGCAGGGCTACTTCAAACCGGGTGTGCGCCTGGTCGAACGCACGCTGTGCGACGAGCTGGGCGTGAGCCGCACGATTGTGCGCGAGGTGCTGCGCCATCTCGAAACGGAAGGGCTCGTCGAGGTCATCGCGCGCCAGGGACCGGTCGTCGCGCAGCTGAACCCGGCGCAGGTCAGCGAGATCTACGAACTGCGCGGTTTGCTCGAAGCGAATGCCGCGCGCGCGTGTGCGGAGCATTCCACGCCGGAACTCGTCAAGCAGTTGCGCGACATCCGCAAGAAAATCGAGGCAGCGTTCAAGGCCGGAGATCTGCCCACGGTGCTCGCCTTCACGGAGCGCTTTTACGAGGCGTTGTTCGAGGGCGCGCAGCGCACCGTCTCGCTGGCCGTGGTCAAGACGCTGAACGCGCGCATCAACCGGCTGCGCGCGCTCACGATCGCCACGCCGGGCCGCAGCGCCGAGTCCAATCGCGAGATGAACAAGATGCTCGACGCCATCGAGCGCCGCGACGGCGACGCCGCTTTCGCCGCGTCCATCGCGCATATTGGCCGCACCGCCGAACTCGCGCTCGCCGCGCTCGCGCAACGCAGCGAAGAGGGCGCGGCCGAAGCCTGA
- a CDS encoding HD domain-containing protein: MNTILQAVAFAADKHRNQRRKDAEASPYINHPITLANVLANEGNVADEAVLVAALLHDTIEDTQTTREELASRFGETVARIVTEVTDDKALPKAERKRLQVAHAAQISDQAKLVKLADKISNLRDIAARPPADWSAGRQREYFDWAHAVVAGLRGVHPALEAVFDAAYAAKPAA; encoded by the coding sequence ATGAACACGATTTTGCAGGCCGTGGCGTTCGCCGCGGACAAGCATCGCAATCAACGCCGCAAGGACGCCGAGGCATCCCCTTATATCAATCACCCGATCACGCTCGCCAACGTACTGGCGAACGAAGGCAATGTCGCCGACGAGGCGGTGCTGGTCGCGGCACTCTTGCACGACACCATCGAAGACACGCAAACCACGCGCGAGGAACTGGCCAGTCGTTTCGGCGAAACGGTCGCGCGCATCGTGACCGAAGTGACCGACGACAAGGCGTTGCCCAAGGCGGAGCGAAAGCGCCTGCAAGTGGCGCATGCCGCGCAGATCAGCGACCAGGCGAAGCTCGTGAAGCTCGCCGACAAGATCAGCAACCTGCGCGATATTGCCGCGAGGCCGCCGGCCGACTGGTCCGCCGGGCGCCAGCGCGAGTATTTCGACTGGGCCCATGCGGTGGTGGCGGGGCTGCGCGGCGTGCATCCCGCGCTGGAAGCCGTGTTCGATGCGGCATATGCCGCGAAGCCGGCCGCATGA
- a CDS encoding porin, with translation MKQRSVKKPVIWASWLLAGSALVASNAHAQSSVTLYGVIDEGIDYVNNSGGHSLWRMRDGTYDGVYGSRWGLKGTEDLGGGLSALFKLEAGFSTENGQSRQGGRLFGRQAYVGLSDARFGTVTLGRQYDSVVDYLQPLTAPGQLGGPLVHAGDIDNTDNSFRVDNAIKYASPKLGGLTFGGLYSFTNTNAPGRGTTGLWSLGANYAFGGFNFAGAYLYAKNPGVLLSDGDFVTNTTGAAIGASGPFSYVGNPANEQIFGAAVNYALGSATLGLDYTNTKFNDANGTRGTVIFTNYEAWGRYNLTSAWYVGAQYVYTHGNVGYSQQIPIYHQVGLTTAYALSKRTSIYAMGVWQKAAGAASNADIFDYSVGSASSNNRQTMVRIGMYHQF, from the coding sequence ATGAAGCAGCGTAGTGTGAAAAAGCCGGTTATCTGGGCATCGTGGCTGTTGGCGGGGAGCGCGCTGGTCGCGTCGAACGCGCACGCGCAGTCGTCGGTCACGTTGTATGGCGTGATCGACGAAGGGATCGACTATGTGAACAACAGCGGTGGCCATTCGCTGTGGCGCATGCGCGACGGCACCTACGACGGCGTGTACGGCAGCCGCTGGGGCCTGAAGGGCACGGAAGACCTGGGCGGCGGCCTGAGCGCGCTGTTCAAGCTCGAAGCGGGGTTCAGCACGGAGAACGGCCAGAGCCGCCAGGGCGGCCGGCTGTTCGGGCGTCAGGCCTATGTGGGGCTTTCGGACGCGCGCTTCGGCACGGTCACGCTCGGACGCCAGTACGACTCGGTGGTCGACTATCTGCAGCCGCTCACCGCGCCGGGCCAGCTCGGCGGCCCGCTCGTGCACGCGGGCGACATCGACAACACGGACAACTCGTTCCGCGTGGACAACGCTATCAAGTACGCGAGCCCGAAGCTCGGCGGCCTGACCTTTGGCGGCCTGTATTCGTTCACCAACACGAATGCGCCGGGGCGCGGCACCACGGGCTTGTGGAGCCTGGGCGCGAACTACGCGTTCGGCGGCTTCAATTTCGCAGGCGCGTATTTGTACGCGAAGAATCCGGGTGTGCTGCTCAGCGACGGCGACTTCGTGACCAACACCACGGGCGCGGCGATCGGCGCGAGCGGACCGTTCAGCTACGTGGGCAATCCGGCCAACGAGCAGATCTTCGGCGCGGCGGTCAACTACGCGCTGGGTTCGGCCACGCTCGGCCTCGACTACACCAACACGAAGTTCAACGACGCCAACGGCACGCGCGGCACGGTGATCTTCACCAACTACGAGGCATGGGGCCGCTACAACCTCACCTCGGCATGGTACGTGGGTGCGCAATACGTGTACACGCACGGCAACGTGGGCTATAGCCAGCAGATTCCGATCTATCACCAGGTCGGCCTCACCACGGCGTACGCGCTCTCGAAGCGCACCTCGATCTACGCGATGGGCGTGTGGCAGAAGGCGGCCGGCGCCGCTTCGAATGCCGACATCTTCGACTATTCGGTGGGTTCGGCTTCATCGAACAACCGTCAGACGATGGTGCGCATCGGCATGTATCACCAGTTCTAA
- a CDS encoding ABC transporter ATP-binding protein, with translation MTSAFLQIQRLRKTYDDVVAIDQVSLDVRKGEFMTFLGPSGSGKSTTLYIVAGFQEPTEGRVLLDGKPLLSVAPNKRNIGMVFQRYTLFPHLTVGQNIAFPLRVRRRPEAEINKKVDEMLALVHLSAFRDRMPAQMSGGQQQRVAIARALAYDPPVLLMDEPLSALDKKLREEIQLELRRIHQETGVTILYVTHDQEEALRLSDRIAVFNQGCIEQCGTGEELYANPASRFVANFIGNSNFLPVRITSRDAAQSSAVFPSGHSVAAASETVLPVGGDGTLMVRPEQIRIRAAEVAKDTAGLPVTVRDITYLGDAMHYAVTTPWQQDMSVRMPAGDHRDSGIVIGTQAWIDWDARDVRLFAQA, from the coding sequence ATGACTTCCGCATTCCTGCAAATCCAGCGCCTGCGCAAGACCTACGACGACGTGGTCGCCATCGACCAGGTCTCGCTCGACGTGCGCAAAGGCGAGTTCATGACCTTTCTCGGGCCGTCGGGCTCGGGCAAGAGTACGACGCTTTACATTGTCGCGGGCTTTCAGGAGCCGACCGAGGGCCGCGTGCTGCTCGACGGCAAGCCGCTGCTTTCGGTCGCGCCGAACAAGCGCAATATCGGCATGGTGTTTCAGCGCTACACGCTGTTTCCGCATCTGACCGTGGGGCAGAACATCGCGTTCCCGCTGCGCGTGCGCCGCCGTCCCGAAGCCGAGATCAACAAGAAGGTCGACGAGATGCTCGCGCTCGTGCATCTCTCGGCGTTCCGCGACCGCATGCCCGCGCAGATGTCGGGCGGTCAGCAGCAACGCGTGGCGATCGCGCGCGCGCTGGCCTACGACCCGCCCGTGCTGCTGATGGACGAGCCGCTTTCAGCGCTCGACAAGAAGCTGCGCGAAGAAATTCAGCTCGAACTGCGCCGCATTCACCAGGAAACCGGCGTGACGATCCTCTACGTCACGCACGATCAGGAAGAAGCGCTGCGGCTCTCGGACCGCATTGCCGTGTTCAACCAGGGCTGTATCGAACAATGCGGGACCGGCGAGGAGCTGTACGCGAATCCGGCCTCGCGCTTCGTGGCGAACTTCATCGGCAATTCGAACTTCCTGCCCGTGCGCATCACCTCGCGCGACGCGGCGCAGTCGAGCGCCGTGTTCCCGAGCGGCCATAGCGTGGCGGCGGCCAGCGAGACCGTGCTGCCCGTGGGCGGCGACGGCACGCTGATGGTGCGCCCCGAACAGATCCGCATTCGCGCCGCCGAGGTCGCGAAGGACACGGCGGGGCTGCCGGTGACGGTGCGCGACATTACCTATCTCGGCGACGCCATGCACTACGCGGTCACGACGCCCTGGCAGCAGGACATGTCGGTGCGCATGCCGGCCGGCGATCATCGCGACAGCGGCATCGTGATCGGCACGCAGGCGTGGATCGACTGGGACGCGCGCGACGTGCGTCTCTTCGCGCAGGCTTGA
- a CDS encoding ABC transporter substrate-binding protein, which yields MSNSTRPLTTKPLIALCAATLAATCASAPARAADPIVFTSWGGTTQSSQQKDWAQPYTQASGVNVLMDGPTDYGKLKAMVDSGNVSWDVVDVEGDFAYAAQKAGLIEPIDYAVVKKDELDPRFSSASAVGSFYYSFVLGYNKSTYKGAQPQTWADLFDTKKFPGKRTFYKWSAPGVLEIALLADGVPADKLYPLDLDRAFKKLDTIKSNIVWWSGGAQSQQLLASGEAPIGMFWNGRLHALEQTGVPVGVSWTQNLTAADMLVVPKGAKHKAEAMKFLAAATSPQAQAKFAQDTGYAPINVKSAALMPPAVAKTLPDQYKSSQINLDMKYWADNRDAIAKRWYAWQSK from the coding sequence ATGAGCAACAGCACACGCCCCCTGACGACAAAACCGCTGATCGCGCTGTGCGCGGCCACGCTCGCGGCGACCTGCGCGAGCGCGCCCGCGCGCGCGGCCGACCCCATCGTTTTCACGAGCTGGGGCGGCACGACACAGTCTTCGCAGCAGAAGGACTGGGCGCAACCCTATACGCAGGCGAGCGGCGTCAACGTGCTGATGGACGGCCCGACCGACTACGGCAAGCTCAAGGCGATGGTGGATAGCGGCAACGTGAGCTGGGACGTCGTCGATGTGGAAGGCGACTTCGCTTACGCGGCGCAGAAGGCCGGCCTGATCGAGCCGATCGATTACGCCGTGGTCAAGAAGGACGAGCTCGACCCGCGCTTCTCCAGCGCGAGCGCCGTGGGCAGCTTCTACTACTCGTTCGTGCTCGGCTACAACAAGTCGACCTACAAGGGCGCGCAGCCGCAAACCTGGGCCGATCTGTTCGACACGAAGAAATTCCCCGGCAAGCGCACGTTCTACAAGTGGTCCGCGCCGGGCGTGCTGGAAATCGCGCTGCTCGCCGACGGCGTGCCCGCCGACAAGCTTTATCCGCTCGATCTCGACCGCGCGTTCAAGAAGCTCGACACCATCAAGAGCAACATCGTCTGGTGGAGCGGCGGCGCGCAGTCGCAGCAGTTGCTCGCCTCGGGCGAGGCGCCCATCGGCATGTTCTGGAATGGCCGGCTGCACGCGCTCGAACAGACGGGCGTGCCCGTGGGCGTTTCGTGGACCCAGAATCTGACCGCCGCCGACATGCTGGTGGTCCCGAAGGGCGCGAAGCACAAGGCCGAGGCGATGAAGTTCCTCGCCGCCGCGACAAGCCCGCAGGCGCAGGCGAAATTCGCGCAGGACACGGGCTATGCGCCCATCAACGTGAAGTCGGCCGCGCTGATGCCGCCGGCGGTCGCGAAGACGCTGCCCGACCAGTACAAGAGCTCGCAGATCAACCTCGACATGAAGTACTGGGCCGACAACCGCGACGCGATCGCGAAGCGCTGGTACGCGTGGCAGTCGAAGTAA
- a CDS encoding flavin reductase family protein — MSDFRIEPAFDAAEFRRALGAFVTGVTVVTTIQPDGTPRGFTANSFTSVSLDPPLILVCIAKTAASHDVFSVTDHFAVSVLAEDQKSVSGVFASKSPDKFAQVAWRARATGAPVMDGAAATFDCRTHEVVEAGDHVILIGRVVDFAHSHSSPLGYCRGAYVNFSLSQDALAATGARAQVGAILEHRDGLVLLETQGGLQLPAGVKLEPQSDAASLRGVLARLGLAAHLDFLFAVFESGSGPSASVRVYYRGRVHSSHAAMMDSAIHIVPLAQIPWKAVRDEAERSMLQRYVRERSEDAYGIYVGDTEAGQVQPLAVAH; from the coding sequence ATGTCTGATTTCCGTATCGAACCGGCCTTCGACGCCGCTGAGTTCCGTCGCGCGCTGGGCGCGTTCGTCACCGGCGTGACGGTCGTCACCACGATCCAGCCCGACGGCACGCCGCGCGGCTTCACGGCCAACTCGTTCACCTCGGTGTCGCTCGATCCGCCGTTGATTCTCGTGTGCATCGCGAAGACCGCCGCGAGCCACGACGTCTTCTCCGTCACCGATCACTTCGCGGTGAGCGTGCTGGCGGAGGACCAGAAAAGCGTGTCCGGCGTGTTCGCCTCGAAGTCGCCCGACAAGTTCGCGCAGGTCGCGTGGCGCGCGCGCGCCACGGGTGCGCCGGTCATGGACGGCGCGGCGGCCACCTTCGATTGCCGCACGCACGAGGTGGTGGAGGCGGGCGATCACGTCATCCTGATCGGCCGTGTGGTGGACTTCGCGCATTCGCATTCGTCGCCGCTCGGCTACTGCCGTGGTGCGTACGTGAACTTCAGTCTTTCGCAGGACGCGCTCGCGGCAACCGGCGCACGCGCCCAGGTGGGCGCGATTCTCGAACATCGCGACGGTCTCGTGCTGCTGGAAACGCAGGGCGGCCTGCAATTGCCCGCGGGCGTCAAGCTCGAACCGCAGAGCGACGCGGCGAGCCTGCGCGGCGTGCTCGCGCGGCTCGGCCTCGCGGCGCATCTCGACTTTCTGTTCGCCGTGTTCGAGTCGGGCAGTGGCCCTTCGGCGAGCGTGCGCGTGTACTACCGCGGGCGCGTGCACAGCAGTCACGCGGCGATGATGGACAGCGCGATCCACATCGTCCCGCTTGCGCAGATTCCGTGGAAGGCGGTGCGCGACGAAGCGGAGCGTTCGATGTTGCAGCGCTACGTGCGCGAGCGCAGCGAAGACGCCTACGGCATCTACGTCGGCGACACGGAAGCGGGGCAGGTGCAGCCGCTCGCCGTTGCGCACTAG
- a CDS encoding ABC transporter permease: MPNVLSSVARPPATPQRARRDWRNIRLLIPGLVLLVIFFMLPVLSLLLRSVLEPTAGLHNYEQLLGSSTYLRVFGNTFLVATVVTAVTVLIGFPMAWLLAIAPRKLSSFLFSILLLSMWTNLLARTFAWMVLLQATGPINRLLMATGLISEPLALVNNLVGVTIGMTYIMLPFLVMPLHATLRGIDPSTLRAAAVCGASRWQAFWRILVPLAMPGIASGALMVFVMALGYFVTPALLGGAQYMMLAELVAQLVQELLNWGLAGAAAFVLLAVTLSLYALQLRFTGARAGNGGL; encoded by the coding sequence ATGCCCAACGTACTAAGCAGCGTCGCCCGTCCCCCGGCGACACCCCAGCGAGCGCGCCGCGACTGGCGCAACATTCGCCTTCTGATTCCGGGGCTCGTGCTCCTCGTGATCTTCTTTATGTTGCCGGTGCTCTCGCTGCTGTTGCGCAGCGTGCTGGAGCCCACGGCGGGTCTGCACAACTACGAGCAGTTGCTGGGTTCGTCCACGTATCTGCGCGTGTTCGGCAATACCTTCCTGGTGGCGACGGTGGTGACCGCGGTGACGGTGCTGATCGGCTTCCCGATGGCCTGGTTGCTCGCCATCGCGCCGCGCAAGCTCAGCTCGTTCCTGTTCTCCATTCTGCTGCTGTCGATGTGGACCAACCTACTCGCGCGCACCTTCGCGTGGATGGTGCTGTTGCAGGCGACCGGCCCGATCAATCGCCTGTTGATGGCCACGGGTCTCATCAGCGAGCCGCTCGCGCTCGTCAACAACCTGGTGGGCGTGACGATCGGCATGACGTACATCATGCTGCCGTTTCTCGTGATGCCGCTGCACGCCACGCTGCGCGGCATCGACCCGTCCACGCTGCGTGCCGCGGCCGTGTGCGGCGCGAGCCGCTGGCAAGCGTTCTGGCGCATTCTCGTGCCGCTCGCCATGCCCGGTATTGCCTCGGGTGCATTGATGGTGTTCGTGATGGCGCTCGGCTACTTCGTCACGCCCGCGCTGCTGGGCGGCGCGCAATACATGATGCTCGCCGAACTGGTCGCGCAACTCGTGCAGGAACTGCTGAACTGGGGTCTCGCGGGCGCCGCCGCCTTCGTGCTGCTCGCGGTGACGCTCTCGCTCTACGCGCTGCAACTGCGCTTCACGGGCGCGCGCGCCGGTAACGGAGGGCTCTGA
- a CDS encoding alpha/beta fold hydrolase, translated as MKPDPSSESVVAHGELAGTRYGVHAPKSAPARATVVLIHGVGMNQSVWTPQIEALTAARYEVVVYDMLGHGASALPPAEPTLEDYAGQLERLFDGLELRTAHVAGHSMGALVALEFALTRASRTLSVAALNAVYARTPSQRAAVMARAALLQDGRDAAVEANETNEANEAAEATEATASAIDATLARWFGDPVPAPLAAAAQTVRELLRTVNPHGYARTYRLFAAADEAHVGRLAQLAVPALFLTGECDPNSSPAMSRAMAAAAPLGRADVIAHARHMMNLSDADAVNARLLAFFDAAARPGADNPNASNAASESSAANESSAGERHV; from the coding sequence ATGAAGCCCGACCCGTCGTCCGAGTCCGTTGTCGCGCACGGCGAGCTTGCCGGCACGCGCTACGGCGTGCATGCGCCGAAGTCCGCGCCGGCACGGGCGACGGTCGTGCTGATTCACGGCGTGGGCATGAACCAGAGCGTGTGGACGCCGCAAATCGAGGCATTGACGGCGGCTCGCTATGAAGTGGTCGTCTACGACATGCTCGGTCACGGCGCGAGCGCGCTGCCGCCCGCCGAACCCACGCTAGAGGATTACGCGGGCCAGCTCGAACGCCTGTTCGACGGGCTCGAACTTCGAACGGCACATGTGGCCGGGCACTCGATGGGGGCGCTCGTCGCGCTGGAATTCGCGCTGACGCGGGCGTCGCGCACGCTGAGCGTGGCCGCGTTGAATGCCGTGTATGCGCGCACGCCGTCGCAACGCGCCGCCGTGATGGCGCGCGCCGCGCTGCTGCAAGACGGGCGCGATGCGGCAGTCGAAGCAAACGAAACAAACGAAGCGAATGAAGCAGCCGAGGCAACCGAGGCAACGGCCAGCGCCATCGACGCCACGCTCGCGCGCTGGTTCGGCGACCCCGTTCCCGCGCCTCTCGCCGCGGCGGCGCAGACCGTGCGCGAGTTGCTGCGCACGGTGAATCCGCACGGCTATGCGCGCACCTACCGCCTCTTCGCGGCTGCCGACGAAGCGCATGTCGGGCGTCTTGCGCAACTCGCCGTGCCCGCGTTGTTCCTGACCGGCGAGTGCGATCCGAATTCGAGCCCCGCGATGTCGCGGGCGATGGCGGCCGCCGCGCCGCTGGGCCGCGCCGACGTGATCGCGCACGCGCGCCACATGATGAACCTGAGCGATGCCGATGCCGTGAATGCCCGGCTGCTCGCCTTTTTCGACGCAGCCGCGCGGCCCGGCGCCGACAACCCGAACGCATCGAATGCAGCAAGCGAATCAAGCGCAGCAAACGAATCAAGCGCAGGAGAGCGCCATGTCTGA